From the Hevea brasiliensis isolate MT/VB/25A 57/8 chromosome 15, ASM3005281v1, whole genome shotgun sequence genome, one window contains:
- the LOC131174041 gene encoding uncharacterized protein LOC131174041, translating into MVNRSRNDWSLKLNNALWPYRTAYKTPNRITPFHLVYGKSCHLSVELEHKAYWAIQTLNFDLKAAREKRLLQLNELDEIRQDTYENAKIFKDRTKRWHDRCITRKEIKEGDLVLLFNSRLKLFLGKL; encoded by the coding sequence ATGGTCAATCGCTCAAGGAATGATTGgtctttaaaattaaataatgcaTTGTGGccctaccgcactgcatataaaactcccAATAGAATAACCCCTTTTCATTTGGtttatgggaaatcatgccacctcTCAGTGGAGCTTGAACACAAGGCCTATTGGGCAATTCAAACCCTGAACTTTGACTTAAAAGCTGCTAGAGAAAAGAGGCTTCTACAGCTCAATGAACTGGATGAAATTAGGCAAGATACCTATGAGAATGCTAAGATCTTTAAGGACaggaccaaaagatggcatgacagatgCATAACCAGGAAAGAAATCAAGGAAGGAGACCTTGTCCTGCTATTCAACTCAAGGCTAAAGCTCTTCCTAGGAAAGCTATAG